The following proteins come from a genomic window of Achromobacter deleyi:
- the ectB gene encoding diaminobutyrate--2-oxoglutarate transaminase, producing the protein MDLKIFDRMESEVRGYIRSFPVIFSQARGSTLVDEDGGEYIDFFSGAGTLNYGHNNPILKEKLLEYVQSDGVVHGLDMATSAKKSFLEAVDRVLLKPRNWQYTLQFTGPTGTNAVEAALKIARQVKGRPNVISFTHGFHGVSGGSLAVTANMKFRDASGYPLANTTFMPYDGYFGPDVDTMAYLERMLEDPSSGMDKPAAVIVETVQGEGGVNVATLRWLKELDKLCKRHDMLLIVDDIQVGCGRTGTFFSFEAAGIRPDIITLSKSLSGFGLPMSLVLMKPELDVWKPGAHSGTFRGNNLAFVTATQALETYWANTAFTAEIQRKERLVRDWLENLVHSYPNAGLSVRGRGLIQGLVSNATPALSNRIAANAFKRGVVIETSGAHDEVLKLLPALTIEEDLLSKGLDVIEASVADALAEEGQSARILKFGGKRQ; encoded by the coding sequence ATGGACTTGAAAATCTTTGACCGGATGGAGTCGGAGGTACGGGGCTATATCCGGTCGTTTCCCGTGATCTTCAGCCAGGCCAGGGGATCGACGCTGGTGGATGAGGACGGTGGCGAATACATCGACTTCTTCAGCGGCGCCGGCACGTTGAACTATGGCCACAACAATCCGATCCTCAAGGAAAAGCTGCTCGAGTACGTGCAGTCCGACGGCGTGGTGCATGGCCTGGACATGGCCACCAGCGCCAAGAAAAGCTTCCTCGAGGCCGTCGATCGCGTGCTGCTCAAGCCGCGCAACTGGCAATACACCCTGCAGTTCACCGGCCCGACCGGCACCAACGCGGTCGAGGCGGCGCTGAAGATCGCGCGCCAGGTGAAGGGACGTCCCAATGTGATTTCCTTCACGCACGGCTTTCACGGCGTCAGCGGCGGCTCGCTGGCGGTGACGGCCAACATGAAGTTCCGCGATGCCTCCGGCTATCCGCTGGCCAACACCACCTTCATGCCCTATGACGGCTACTTCGGCCCGGACGTGGACACCATGGCCTACCTGGAGCGCATGCTGGAAGATCCCAGCAGCGGCATGGACAAGCCCGCCGCCGTCATCGTCGAGACGGTGCAGGGCGAGGGCGGCGTCAACGTCGCCACCCTGCGCTGGCTCAAGGAACTGGACAAGCTCTGCAAGCGCCACGACATGCTGCTGATCGTGGACGACATCCAGGTCGGCTGCGGCCGCACCGGCACCTTCTTCAGCTTCGAGGCCGCCGGCATCCGCCCCGACATCATCACGTTGTCCAAGTCGCTGTCGGGCTTCGGCCTGCCGATGTCGCTGGTGCTGATGAAGCCCGAGCTCGACGTCTGGAAGCCCGGCGCCCACAGCGGCACCTTCCGCGGCAACAACCTGGCGTTCGTCACCGCCACCCAGGCGCTGGAAACCTACTGGGCCAACACCGCGTTCACCGCCGAGATCCAGCGCAAGGAGCGCCTGGTGCGCGACTGGCTGGAAAACCTGGTGCACAGCTATCCCAACGCCGGCCTGTCGGTGCGCGGCCGCGGCCTGATCCAGGGCCTGGTCAGCAACGCCACCCCGGCGCTGTCCAACCGCATCGCCGCCAACGCCTTCAAGCGCGGCGTGGTCATCGAGACCTCGGGCGCGCACGACGAAGTGCTCAAGCTGCTGCCGGCCCTGACCATCGAGGAAGACCTGCTGTCCAAGGGCCTGGACGTGATCGAGGCGAGCGTGGCCGACGCGCTGGCCGAAGAGGGACAGTCCGCCCGCATCCTGAAATTTGGAGGAAAACGTCAATGA
- the ectA gene encoding diaminobutyrate acetyltransferase produces MRTNELNDTPTNSSAVAPAAGSKTHLLREPRRKDGAAIHQLIAECPPLDLNSLYAYLLLCEHNRGTCVLAESAGGRIDGFISAYVLADRPDVLFVWQVAVHTRARGQRLGRAMLRALLQREGLAHVRHLETTVAPDNQASRRTFAGLAGELGAHVSEQPFFDRQLFGGADHDDEMLLRIGPFTLPAP; encoded by the coding sequence ATGAGAACAAACGAACTGAACGACACCCCTACGAACTCAAGTGCCGTGGCGCCGGCGGCGGGCAGCAAAACGCATCTGTTGCGTGAGCCCCGCCGCAAGGACGGCGCCGCGATCCACCAGCTCATTGCCGAGTGCCCGCCACTCGACCTCAATTCCCTATACGCGTACCTGCTCCTGTGCGAGCACAACCGCGGCACCTGCGTCCTGGCCGAAAGCGCCGGAGGACGCATCGATGGATTTATCTCCGCTTACGTGCTTGCCGACCGGCCCGACGTGTTGTTCGTCTGGCAGGTCGCCGTGCACACCCGCGCACGCGGCCAACGGTTAGGCCGCGCCATGCTTCGGGCGCTCTTGCAACGCGAGGGGCTCGCGCATGTTCGTCATCTTGAAACCACGGTGGCGCCTGACAACCAGGCATCGCGCCGCACCTTCGCCGGCCTGGCCGGCGAGCTGGGCGCCCACGTCTCCGAGCAGCCGTTCTTCGACCGGCAGCTTTTCGGCGGCGCGGACCATGACGACGAGATGTTGTTGAGGATAGGCCCGTTCACCTTGCCCGCCCCCTAG
- a CDS encoding MarR family winged helix-turn-helix transcriptional regulator — MNKQTVTEPAQQYDLRILRALRRITRSIALHSRQLSAVSHITAPQLMCLRTVIANGPLTATAISREIHVSPSTVVGILDRLEDKGLIRRERGREDRRIVFVTATDAGREVAQQAPSPLQKHLADALNALPELEQATITLSLERIVALMEEESGVATETQGDVSSPILEVPTGGAPPESGLVV; from the coding sequence ATGAATAAACAGACCGTAACCGAACCCGCGCAGCAATACGACCTGCGCATCCTGCGGGCACTGCGCCGGATCACGCGATCCATCGCGTTGCATTCGCGCCAGCTGTCCGCGGTGAGCCACATCACCGCGCCGCAGCTGATGTGCCTGCGCACGGTCATCGCGAACGGGCCGCTGACGGCCACGGCGATCAGCCGCGAGATCCACGTCAGCCCCAGCACGGTCGTCGGCATTCTCGACCGCCTGGAAGACAAGGGTCTGATCCGCCGCGAACGCGGCCGCGAAGACCGCCGCATCGTCTTCGTGACCGCCACCGACGCCGGCCGCGAGGTCGCGCAGCAGGCGCCGTCGCCGCTGCAAAAGCACCTGGCCGACGCGCTCAACGCGTTGCCGGAGCTGGAGCAGGCCACCATCACCCTGTCGCTCGAGCGCATCGTGGCGCTCATGGAAGAAGAGAGCGGGGTCGCGACGGAAACCCAGGGCGACGTGTCGTCGCCCATCCTCGAGGTGCCCACGGGTGGCGCGCCTCCCGAATCAGGATTGGTTGTATGA
- a CDS encoding MurR/RpiR family transcriptional regulator encodes MIAPLQDHLRHLSATLPAELQRAAHWVLAHPAEVGLWSMRRQAQAVGVSPATMLRLARAAGHDSYEAFRAPFQHALAGAADDGLRQRAARLQASHARQAGGDGHDALTELQTAALASIWQANDAAAFDAAVDALLRARQVGFLGTRSAFGIAFQMRYAYHLVRRNGLLIDGLGGAAAEDADSLQPGDALVVVSQAPYPTATVRLTRQIAARGVTVLALTDSADNPVARTADHVLRFTRADEPGPDAPALRGPGSFFHSTAGLLGLAEHLIARLAARGGDEVLQRLAEIDARLQADGAYWQDAPPRRGRAPRSE; translated from the coding sequence GTGATCGCTCCCCTGCAAGACCACCTGCGCCATCTCAGCGCGACGTTGCCCGCCGAACTGCAGCGCGCCGCGCATTGGGTGTTGGCCCATCCGGCCGAGGTCGGGCTGTGGTCGATGCGGCGCCAGGCGCAGGCGGTGGGCGTGTCGCCCGCCACCATGCTGCGGCTGGCCCGCGCGGCGGGCCACGACAGCTACGAGGCCTTCCGCGCGCCGTTCCAGCACGCGCTGGCTGGCGCCGCCGATGACGGCCTGCGGCAGCGCGCCGCGCGTTTGCAGGCTTCGCACGCGCGGCAGGCCGGCGGCGACGGACACGACGCGCTGACCGAGCTGCAGACCGCGGCGCTGGCCTCGATCTGGCAGGCCAATGACGCGGCCGCCTTCGACGCGGCCGTCGACGCGCTGCTGCGCGCCCGCCAGGTCGGCTTCCTGGGCACGCGCTCGGCCTTCGGCATCGCCTTCCAGATGCGCTACGCCTACCACCTGGTGCGCCGCAACGGCCTGCTGATCGACGGCCTGGGCGGCGCCGCGGCCGAAGACGCCGACAGCCTGCAGCCAGGCGATGCGCTGGTGGTGGTGTCGCAAGCCCCCTACCCCACGGCCACCGTGCGCCTGACCCGCCAGATCGCCGCGCGCGGCGTCACGGTGCTGGCGCTGACCGACAGCGCCGACAACCCCGTGGCGCGGACGGCCGACCACGTGCTGCGCTTCACCCGCGCCGACGAGCCCGGCCCGGATGCGCCCGCGCTGCGCGGCCCCGGCTCGTTCTTTCACAGCACCGCGGGCCTGCTGGGGCTGGCCGAACACCTGATCGCGCGGCTGGCGGCCCGCGGCGGCGACGAGGTGCTGCAGCGCCTGGCCGAAATCGATGCCCGCCTGCAGGCGGACGGCGCCTACTGGCAGGACGCGCCGCCCAGGCGCGGCCGCGCGCCGCGGTCCGAATGA
- a CDS encoding aspartate aminotransferase family protein produces MTSTHVLHRSLRSTPPVAVRGQGAWLYDQAGRAYLDGSGGAAVSCLGHNHPDVQAAMHAQIDALAYAHTSFFTTEVAEQLAATLVADAPAGTSHAYFVSGGSEAIEAALKMARQYYVEIGQPQRRHIVARRQSYHGNTLGALAVGGNAWRRAQFAPLLIDVAHVSPCYAYRDQAAGETDEQYAERLAQELEQTFQRLGPDSVMAFVAEPVVGATSGAVTAVPGYFRRIREVCDRHGVLLIADEVMCGMGRTGTLYAVEQEGITPDLITIAKGLGGGYQPIGAVMAQERIVQAMQQGSGFFQHGHTYLGHATACAASLAVQQVIKRDNLLARVRAQGDGLRQRLQQALGEHPHVGDIRGRGLFMGVELVQDRASKATFDPALSLHARIKREAMARGLMVYPMGGTIDGRQGDHVLLAPPFIITDDELDQLTERLAGAIDAAIADSGR; encoded by the coding sequence ATGACCAGTACCCATGTTCTCCACCGCTCCCTGCGCAGCACGCCCCCGGTCGCGGTCCGCGGCCAGGGCGCCTGGCTCTATGACCAGGCGGGCCGCGCCTACCTGGATGGCTCGGGCGGCGCCGCGGTTTCGTGCCTGGGGCACAACCATCCGGACGTGCAGGCGGCGATGCACGCGCAGATCGACGCGCTGGCGTATGCCCATACCAGTTTCTTCACCACCGAGGTCGCCGAGCAACTGGCCGCGACGCTGGTGGCCGACGCGCCGGCCGGCACCTCGCATGCGTACTTCGTCTCGGGCGGCTCGGAGGCGATCGAGGCCGCGCTGAAGATGGCGCGCCAGTACTACGTCGAGATCGGCCAGCCGCAACGCCGCCACATCGTGGCGCGGCGCCAGAGCTATCACGGCAATACCCTGGGCGCGCTGGCGGTGGGCGGCAACGCCTGGCGCCGGGCGCAGTTCGCGCCGCTGCTGATCGACGTGGCGCACGTGTCGCCGTGCTATGCCTACCGCGACCAGGCGGCCGGCGAAACCGATGAGCAATACGCCGAACGCCTGGCGCAGGAGCTGGAGCAGACCTTCCAGCGCCTCGGCCCCGACAGCGTGATGGCCTTCGTCGCCGAGCCGGTGGTGGGCGCGACCTCGGGCGCGGTGACCGCGGTGCCGGGCTACTTCCGCCGCATCCGCGAGGTCTGCGACCGCCACGGCGTGCTGCTGATCGCGGATGAGGTCATGTGCGGCATGGGCCGCACCGGCACGCTCTACGCCGTCGAGCAGGAAGGCATCACGCCCGACCTGATCACCATCGCCAAGGGCCTGGGCGGCGGCTACCAGCCGATCGGCGCGGTCATGGCGCAGGAACGCATCGTGCAGGCGATGCAGCAGGGCAGCGGCTTCTTCCAGCATGGCCACACCTACCTGGGCCACGCCACCGCGTGCGCGGCCTCGCTGGCGGTGCAGCAGGTGATCAAGCGCGACAACCTGCTGGCGCGCGTGCGCGCCCAGGGCGACGGGCTGCGCCAGCGCCTGCAGCAGGCGTTGGGCGAACACCCGCACGTCGGCGATATCCGTGGCCGCGGGCTGTTCATGGGCGTGGAGCTGGTGCAGGACCGCGCCAGCAAGGCGACCTTCGACCCGGCCCTGTCGCTGCATGCGCGCATCAAGCGCGAAGCCATGGCGCGCGGCCTGATGGTCTATCCGATGGGCGGCACCATCGACGGCCGCCAGGGCGACCACGTGCTGCTGGCCCCGCCCTTCATCATCACGGACGACGAGCTGGACCAGCTGACCGAACGCCTGGCCGGCGCCATCGACGCCGCGATCGCCGACAGCGGCCGCTGA